In a single window of the Necator americanus strain Aroian chromosome X, whole genome shotgun sequence genome:
- a CDS encoding hypothetical protein (NECATOR_CHRX.G21839.T1), whose translation MDYSALEFCGQRLAPSGCELKDLEYADDVVIFAESSTKLQHVVNLVSKPAAAYGLRLHPDKCKQIWISSRPQTGIKVDGQPIELVAKFCYLGCTLKNNGSYEIDIQQGCAKAISVFNSSTKCLWSTPITKEIKLRVYLSAICSIMVHGSETLAAPSTVMGRLDCTERKLLRRLLGYFWPRVCHNGELYAEVDVVYRRITRGRYQHLAPPSKMATENHLGSLGNIIRRPANSFVQRVLTILSGSSWSPGRKRKLWTEVMKEDLRTLGVERQFRQDVRFRRIWYSDEWIDFVQVLAED comes from the exons ATGGATTACAGTGCCCTAGA GTTCTGCGGACAGcgcttagcaccatcagggtgtgAATTAAaagacctcgagtacgccgacgatgttgttatattcgcggaaagcagtacgaaacttcaacatgttgtcaaccttgtatcgaagccggctgcagcctatggactacgtctacaccctgataaatgcaagcagatatggatctcttcgagacctcaaacgggaatcaaggtggacggacaaccgatcgaactcgtcgctaagttctgttacctgggttgtacgctgaagaacaatggcagctacgagataGATATTCAACAAGGATGTGCTAAGGCCATTTCTGTGTTTAACTCctcaacgaaatgcctgtggtcgacccccatcaccaaagaaatcaagctgcgagtctacctttCCGCAATTTGCTCCATCATGGTgcacggatcggagactttggcagcaccatctacggtgatggggaggcttgattgcacggaaaggaagctgcttagacggcttcttggctacttttggcccagggtatgccacaatggaGAGCTTTACGCGGAagtcgatgtggtgtaccggaGGAtcacacgtggaagatatcaacatcttgcaccgccatcgaaaatggctacagaaaatcaccTTGGCTCCCTCGGAAATATAATTAGGAGACCAGCAAATAGctttgttcaacgagttctgacgATTTTGTCAGGTTCTAGCTGgtcacctggccgaaaacggaagctCTGGACGGAGGtgatgaaagaggacctgaggacactcggcgtggagaggcagttcaggcaagacgtaaggtttcgcagaatatggtatagcgacgaatggattgattttgTGCAAGTTCTCGCAGAAGATTGA
- a CDS encoding hypothetical protein (NECATOR_CHRX.G21839.T2) gives MTEFYRVKSFIYVWELTTHRIPFGACIIGFEGVHPHVRDASAATTFCGQRLAPSGCELKDLEYADDVVIFAESSTKLQHVVNLVSKPAAAYGLRLHPDKCKQIWISSRPQTGIKVDGQPIELVAKFCYLGCTLKNNGSYEIDIQQGCAKAISVFNSSTKCLWSTPITKEIKLRVYLSAICSIMVHGSETLAAPSTVMGRLDCTERKLLRRLLGYFWPRVCHNGELYAEVDVVYRRITRGRYQHLAPPSKMATENHLGSLGNIIRRPANSFVQRVLTILSGSSWSPGRKRKLWTEVMKEDLRTLGVERQFRQDKIEKFGQTYAQGQLGEDAALRVRR, from the exons ATGACTGAATTTTACAGAGTAAAATCGTTTATTTATGTGTGGGAGCTTACAACACATAGAATACCGTTCGGCGCTTGCATAATCGGCTTTGAAGGCGTTCACCCGCACGTACGCGACGCATCTGCCGCCACAAC GTTCTGCGGACAGcgcttagcaccatcagggtgtgAATTAAaagacctcgagtacgccgacgatgttgttatattcgcggaaagcagtacgaaacttcaacatgttgtcaaccttgtatcgaagccggctgcagcctatggactacgtctacaccctgataaatgcaagcagatatggatctcttcgagacctcaaacgggaatcaaggtggacggacaaccgatcgaactcgtcgctaagttctgttacctgggttgtacgctgaagaacaatggcagctacgagataGATATTCAACAAGGATGTGCTAAGGCCATTTCTGTGTTTAACTCctcaacgaaatgcctgtggtcgacccccatcaccaaagaaatcaagctgcgagtctacctttCCGCAATTTGCTCCATCATGGTgcacggatcggagactttggcagcaccatctacggtgatggggaggcttgattgcacggaaaggaagctgcttagacggcttcttggctacttttggcccagggtatgccacaatggaGAGCTTTACGCGGAagtcgatgtggtgtaccggaGGAtcacacgtggaagatatcaacatcttgcaccgccatcgaaaatggctacagaaaatcaccTTGGCTCCCTCGGAAATATAATTAGGAGACCAGCAAATAGctttgttcaacgagttctgacgATTTTGTCAGGTTCTAGCTGgtcacctggccgaaaacggaagctCTGGACGGAGGtgatgaaagaggacctgaggacactcggcgtggagaggcagttcaggcaagac AAGATTGAGAAGTTTGGGCAGACCTATGCTCAAGGACaactcggcgaagatgcggcccttcgcgtcaggcgatga